Proteins from a single region of Polypterus senegalus isolate Bchr_013 unplaced genomic scaffold, ASM1683550v1 scaffold_4821, whole genome shotgun sequence:
- the LOC120519331 gene encoding LOW QUALITY PROTEIN: hexokinase HKDC1-like (The sequence of the model RefSeq protein was modified relative to this genomic sequence to represent the inferred CDS: inserted 4 bases in 2 codons) yields MLAVHLVSFYFAKLKEDQIKKVDRFLYGMRLSDEQLKDIMVRFRREMEKGLNSETNLTSTLKMLPTHVRSTPDRSEKGEFLALDLGGSKFKVLQVKVSEDEKQNVQMDSQVYPMPEEVMSGKGSDLFLHVAECLKDFMQKRQIHKKQQPLGFTFAFPCRQNNLVDGELISWTKNYKARGVQGTSVVDALQKAVQKVGGIDVDVLAVVNDTVATMMTCGYDDQYCEVGVIVGTGTNACYMEELRHIDLVEGDEGRMCINTEWGAFGDDGSLEDFCTEFDRDIDLASINPGKQLFEKMISGLYMGELVRIILVKMAKKGLLFKGRISDSLXTKGKLKTADVSEMEKYKEGLSNTKQILTKLDLDPSEDDCIAVQHVCTIVSFRSANLCAAALAAILTRIXENKKVKRLRTTVGMDGTVYKTHPQFAKRLHKVVRRLAPDCDVRFLLSESGSAKGAAMVTAVAYRLVSKRLAIDETLAPFKLNQQQLQMVKQKMNVELECGLKKDTHHTASVKMLPSYVRGTPDGTERGNFLALDLGGTNFRVLVVKIRSGLRKSARMYNKIYAIPLEIMQGTGEELFDHIVQCISDFLDYMGMKNTRLPLGFTFSFPCRQTGIDK; encoded by the exons atgcttgctgtgcacTTGGTGTCTTTTTACTTTGCCAAGCTCAAGGAGGACCAGATTAAGAAG GTTGACCGCTTCTTGTATGGCATGCGGCTCTCGGATGAACAGCTGAAAGACATCATGGTGCGTTTCCGAAGAGAGATGGAGAAGGGTCTGAACAGTGAAACCAACCTCACCTCCACCCTTAAGATGTTGCCCACACACGTCAGGtccacaccagacaggtcag agaagGGCGAGTTTCTGGCTCTGGATCTCGGAGGCTCCAAATTCAAGGTGCTGCAGGTGAAGGTTTCTGAAGATGAGAAGCAAAACGTGCAGATGGACAGCCAGGTGTACCCCATGCCAGAGGAGGTCATGAGTGGCAAAGGCAGCGAC CTCTTCCTTCATGTGGCCGAATGTCTGAAAGACTTCATGCAGAAGAGGCAGATCCATAAGAAGCAGCAGCCCCTGGGGTTCACCTTCGCGTTCCCGTGCAGACAAAACAACCTGGTAGAT GGTGAGCTGATATCCTGGACCAAGAATTATAAAGCGAGGGGAGTACAAGGAACCAGTGTGGTTGACGCTCTGCAGAAAGCGGTCCAAAAGGTTGGG GGCATTGATGTTGACGTCCTGGCTGTGGTCAATGACACGGTGGCGACGATGATGACGTGTGGATATGACGATCAGTACTGTGAGGTCGGAGTCATTGTGG GTACTGGCACTAACGCCTGCTACATGGAGGAGCTGCGGCACATTGACCTGGTGGAGGGGGACGAGGGGCGCATGTGCATTAACACCGAGTGGGGAGCGTTTGGAGATGATGGGTCGCTTGAAGACTTCTGCACCGAGTTTGACCGAGACATTGATTTGGCCTCCATTAACCCTGGGAAGCAGCT GTTTGAGAAGATGATCTCAGGTTTGTACATGGGCGAGCTGGTGAGGATCATCCTGGTTAAGATGGCCAAGAAGGGCCTGCTCTTCAAAGGCAGGATCTCAGACAGTCT CACCAAAGGCAAACTGAAGACAGCAGACGTGTCTGAAATGGAGAA GTACAAGGAAGGATTGAGCAATACCAAGCAAATCTTGACCAAACTTGACCTTGACCCTTCAGAAGACGACTGCATTGCTGTCCAGCACGTCTGCACCATTGTTTCATTCCGGTCTGCCAATTTGTGTGCCGCAGCACTGGCAGCCATTCTGACCCGAAT CGAAAACAAGAAGGTGAAACGGCTCAGGACAACTGTTGGCATGGATGGCACTGTCTATAAGACACACCCACA GTTTGCCAAGCGCCTGCACAAGGTAGTAAGACGACTGGCGCCCGACTGTGACGTCCGCTTTCTGCTCTCCGAAAGCGGCAGTGCAAAGGGTGCCGCCATGGTGACTGCTGTGGCCTACAGGCTGGTGTCTAAGCGGCTGGCGATAGACGAGACTCTCGCTCCCTTTAAGCTGAACCAACAGCAACTGCAAATGGTGAAGCAGAAGATGAATGTGGAACTCGAGTGTGGACTCAAAAAGGATACACATCACACTGCTTCAGTGAAGATGCTCCCATCGTACGTGCGGGGTACGCCTGATGGAACAG AAAGGGGTAATTTTCTGGCTCTGGACCTTGGCGGAACCAACTTTCGTGTTCTGGTAGTCAAAATTCGCAGTGGCTTAAGGAAATCAGCACGGATGTACAACAAGATCTATGCAATTCCTTTGGAGATCATGCAGGGCACAGGTGAAGAG CTTTTCGATCACATCGTCCAATGTATCTCAGACTTCTTGGACTATATGGGAATGAAAAACACCCGGCTACCTCTtggatttacattttctttccctTGCCGACAGACTGGGATAGACAAG